A single region of the Mercenaria mercenaria strain notata chromosome 6, MADL_Memer_1, whole genome shotgun sequence genome encodes:
- the LOC123549789 gene encoding AKT-interacting protein-like isoform X3 codes for MTDHIVNGNQTAGLSPQSLPEENNHTKATTPSSHTPPTSDIEASDTPEVTKGKVAERREGRKVLPPIPDSETEAEMSASVINKNSIMTGGGGGGNGQFKLEYILMNEYNMLHKQKLPGIYVIPSALSPFIWNGVIFIRQGLYQDAVFRFNLNIPENYPNGDCPRVFFEYPVFHPLVDPKTFELDVKREFKKWRRNANYLWQVLLYIRRIFFKIDPKCPSNTEAAELYEHDMEQFRKKIEGTVCSSKEVLYNPIESNDAHMIRFSPWDSSTHEEAKSDMLTRKKNQSDLETEPHKKNGLSWIKPGTTQTFAQDEVNSVR; via the exons ATGACAGATCATATAGTGAATGGAAATCAg ACTGCTGGATTATCACCACAGAGTTTACCTGAAGAAAACAATCACACAAAAGCCACAACTCCTAGTTCGCATACCCCACCCACTAGTGATATAGAGGCATCTGATACACCAGAAGTCACCAAGGGGAAAGTCGCAGAAAGGAGGGAAGGGCGTAAG gtGCTGCCCCCTATCCCAGATAGTGAAACTGAGGCTGAGATGTCAGCGAGTGTAATTAATAAAAACAGCATAATGACAGGTGGCGGTGGCGGTGGTAATGGACAATTCAAACTGGAGTATATTCTCATGAATGAATA TAACATGTTACACAAACAGAAACTGCCAGGAATATATGTGATACCATCAGCATTGTCTCCCTTCA TATGGAATGGTGTGATATTTATCCGTCAGGGTCTCTACCAAGATGCTGTGTTCAGATTTAACCTCAACATTCCTGAGAACTATCCAAATGGTGATTGTCCT AGAGTATTTTTTGAGTACCCTGTCTTCCATCCACTGGTTGATCCTAAAACGTTTGAACTGGATGTGAAAAGAGAATTCAAGAAGTGGAG acgaaATGCCAATTACCTGTGGCAGGTGCTTTTGTACATTAGAAGAATTTTCTTCAAAATAGATCCCAAGTGTCCTTCAAACACAGAGGCAGCCGAACT atatgaaCATGACATGGAACAGTTCAGAAAGAAGATTGAGGGAACTGTTTGCTCAAGTAAAGAAGTGCTTTATAACCCAATAGAATCTAATGATGCTCATATGATAAG ATTTTCACCCTGGGACAGCAGTACACATGAAGAAGCTAAGTCAGACATGCTCACTCGCAAG aaaaacCAAAGTGACCTTGAAACAGAACCTCATAAAAAGAACGGTTTATCTTGGATAAAACCTGGAACTACACAAACTTTCGCACAGGATGAAGTTAATTCTGTACggtga
- the LOC123549789 gene encoding AKT-interacting protein-like isoform X2, with the protein MKVILVGNEKKDMENMPKTMIDVLSGMLNDNHQFTWRVHGMHDKVVMNIMWSNTHGSNPDFPQKNFTLSSASSTAGLSPQSLPEENNHTKATTPSSHTPPTSDIEASDTPEVTKGKVAERREGRKVLPPIPDSETEAEMSASVINKNSIMTGGGGGGNGQFKLEYILMNEYNMLHKQKLPGIYVIPSALSPFIWNGVIFIRQGLYQDAVFRFNLNIPENYPNGDCPRVFFEYPVFHPLVDPKTFELDVKREFKKWRRNANYLWQVLLYIRRIFFKIDPKCPSNTEAAELYEHDMEQFRKKIEGTVCSSKEVLYNPIESNDAHMIRFSPWDSSTHEEAKSDMLTRKVKSSSNSKSEKPK; encoded by the exons ATGAAGGTAATTTTGGTCGGAAATGAGAAAAAGGATATGGAAAATATGCCCAAAACTATGATAGATGTTCTCAGTGGCATGTTAAATGACAATCATCAGTTCACGTGGCGTGTGCACGGAATGCACGATAAAGTTGTGATGAACATAATGTGGTCTAATACACATGGATCTAATCCCGATTTCCCTCAGAAAAATTTCACATTGTCGTCTGCTTCTAGT ACTGCTGGATTATCACCACAGAGTTTACCTGAAGAAAACAATCACACAAAAGCCACAACTCCTAGTTCGCATACCCCACCCACTAGTGATATAGAGGCATCTGATACACCAGAAGTCACCAAGGGGAAAGTCGCAGAAAGGAGGGAAGGGCGTAAG gtGCTGCCCCCTATCCCAGATAGTGAAACTGAGGCTGAGATGTCAGCGAGTGTAATTAATAAAAACAGCATAATGACAGGTGGCGGTGGCGGTGGTAATGGACAATTCAAACTGGAGTATATTCTCATGAATGAATA TAACATGTTACACAAACAGAAACTGCCAGGAATATATGTGATACCATCAGCATTGTCTCCCTTCA TATGGAATGGTGTGATATTTATCCGTCAGGGTCTCTACCAAGATGCTGTGTTCAGATTTAACCTCAACATTCCTGAGAACTATCCAAATGGTGATTGTCCT AGAGTATTTTTTGAGTACCCTGTCTTCCATCCACTGGTTGATCCTAAAACGTTTGAACTGGATGTGAAAAGAGAATTCAAGAAGTGGAG acgaaATGCCAATTACCTGTGGCAGGTGCTTTTGTACATTAGAAGAATTTTCTTCAAAATAGATCCCAAGTGTCCTTCAAACACAGAGGCAGCCGAACT atatgaaCATGACATGGAACAGTTCAGAAAGAAGATTGAGGGAACTGTTTGCTCAAGTAAAGAAGTGCTTTATAACCCAATAGAATCTAATGATGCTCATATGATAAG ATTTTCACCCTGGGACAGCAGTACACATGAAGAAGCTAAGTCAGACATGCTCACTCGCAAGGTAAAGTCGTCATCTAACTCTAAGTCAG aaaaacCAAAGTGA
- the LOC123549789 gene encoding AKT-interacting protein-like isoform X1, with amino-acid sequence MKVILVGNEKKDMENMPKTMIDVLSGMLNDNHQFTWRVHGMHDKVVMNIMWSNTHGSNPDFPQKNFTLSSASSTAGLSPQSLPEENNHTKATTPSSHTPPTSDIEASDTPEVTKGKVAERREGRKVLPPIPDSETEAEMSASVINKNSIMTGGGGGGNGQFKLEYILMNEYNMLHKQKLPGIYVIPSALSPFIWNGVIFIRQGLYQDAVFRFNLNIPENYPNGDCPRVFFEYPVFHPLVDPKTFELDVKREFKKWRRNANYLWQVLLYIRRIFFKIDPKCPSNTEAAELYEHDMEQFRKKIEGTVCSSKEVLYNPIESNDAHMIRFSPWDSSTHEEAKSDMLTRKKNQSDLETEPHKKNGLSWIKPGTTQTFAQDEVNSVR; translated from the exons ATGAAGGTAATTTTGGTCGGAAATGAGAAAAAGGATATGGAAAATATGCCCAAAACTATGATAGATGTTCTCAGTGGCATGTTAAATGACAATCATCAGTTCACGTGGCGTGTGCACGGAATGCACGATAAAGTTGTGATGAACATAATGTGGTCTAATACACATGGATCTAATCCCGATTTCCCTCAGAAAAATTTCACATTGTCGTCTGCTTCTAGT ACTGCTGGATTATCACCACAGAGTTTACCTGAAGAAAACAATCACACAAAAGCCACAACTCCTAGTTCGCATACCCCACCCACTAGTGATATAGAGGCATCTGATACACCAGAAGTCACCAAGGGGAAAGTCGCAGAAAGGAGGGAAGGGCGTAAG gtGCTGCCCCCTATCCCAGATAGTGAAACTGAGGCTGAGATGTCAGCGAGTGTAATTAATAAAAACAGCATAATGACAGGTGGCGGTGGCGGTGGTAATGGACAATTCAAACTGGAGTATATTCTCATGAATGAATA TAACATGTTACACAAACAGAAACTGCCAGGAATATATGTGATACCATCAGCATTGTCTCCCTTCA TATGGAATGGTGTGATATTTATCCGTCAGGGTCTCTACCAAGATGCTGTGTTCAGATTTAACCTCAACATTCCTGAGAACTATCCAAATGGTGATTGTCCT AGAGTATTTTTTGAGTACCCTGTCTTCCATCCACTGGTTGATCCTAAAACGTTTGAACTGGATGTGAAAAGAGAATTCAAGAAGTGGAG acgaaATGCCAATTACCTGTGGCAGGTGCTTTTGTACATTAGAAGAATTTTCTTCAAAATAGATCCCAAGTGTCCTTCAAACACAGAGGCAGCCGAACT atatgaaCATGACATGGAACAGTTCAGAAAGAAGATTGAGGGAACTGTTTGCTCAAGTAAAGAAGTGCTTTATAACCCAATAGAATCTAATGATGCTCATATGATAAG ATTTTCACCCTGGGACAGCAGTACACATGAAGAAGCTAAGTCAGACATGCTCACTCGCAAG aaaaacCAAAGTGACCTTGAAACAGAACCTCATAAAAAGAACGGTTTATCTTGGATAAAACCTGGAACTACACAAACTTTCGCACAGGATGAAGTTAATTCTGTACggtga